The genomic interval ATCGTTTAAAAGAAACATTAAAGCAGATGCTTGATATATTAGGAGACCGAAATATTGTTTTATGCCGTGAGTTGACGAAGAAGTTTGAAGAATTTATTCGTGGAACGATTAGTGAGGCATTAGCATGGGCAAATGAATCTGAAGTACGTGGTGAATTTTGTTTAATTATAGAAGGGGCTATACCTGCCACAGAAGAGGAAGAAATCGTTTGGTGGAGTTCAATGGATTTAGTTAAACATGTAGACTACTATGTGGAAGCGAAAGGGCTTCAGTCGAAGGAAGCTATTAAGCAGGTTGCAAAAGATCGTGGGTTGCAAAAGAGGGAAGTGTATCAAGCCTATCATATTGAAGAATAAATACAAAAAAGCTACTAGATGAATCTAGTAGCTTTTTTTATATCTTATTTAGAAGCTTCGAAACTATTTTGAATTTCTTTAATAAGAATTTCAGCACCTTCACGGCTAAGAACTAATTTACCGCCTGCAAGTGTTAAGTTATCGTCAGATACTTCACCAGTTACTTGGCAAGTCATGTTTGGTTTGTATTTTTTTAAGATGATGCGCTCATCATCTACGTAAATTTCTAAAGCGTCCTTTTCTGCAATACCTAATGTACGGCGAAGCTCAATCGGAATTACCACAC from Peribacillus asahii carries:
- a CDS encoding AbrB/MazE/SpoVT family DNA-binding domain-containing protein, whose amino-acid sequence is MKSTGIVRKVDELGRVVIPIELRRTLGIAEKDALEIYVDDERIILKKYKPNMTCQVTGEVSDDNLTLAGGKLVLSREGAEILIKEIQNSFEASK